One part of the Falco peregrinus isolate bFalPer1 chromosome 14, bFalPer1.pri, whole genome shotgun sequence genome encodes these proteins:
- the LOC106112309 gene encoding uncharacterized protein LOC106112309 isoform X1: MEVQLASGFLPLLLLAWLPAGLSHQISATIDVSVGLDLILQCLLQAGSNSTARGVKWFNTTQNNGEKQNEDGVEMKNGSAQLVFPSVNKAHSGMYTCRMENMRNTSRNKDSKLNTHGTVASQPRESVITTECRFKIWSENLTVHVKWYRPAGLEVGNQTDTIVLGENCANLTSPGTHAASTGICGCRVFITRVNLTDTGNGTQGTVPSCSPGAPQAKGTWIETWAGLNFPLCIIFSLAAATLLYMLVIGLLVWRCRRNRKGKAEPALSLRLLWELVSISSSPAGLDKPRLGRCPSLISCCSCSLGVPCTGLSRTNCPGVGRRFTPPFLLASCWLRACSWHKLWCK; encoded by the exons ATGGAGGTCCAGCTGGCCAGCGGCTTTCTGCCCCTGCTGCTCCttgcctggctgcctgctg GACTGTCTCACCAGATTTCAGCCACAATTGACGTGTCGGTAGGGTTAGATCTCATCTTGCAGTGCCTGCTCCAGGCAGGCTCAAACAGCACTGCCAGGGGTGTGAAATGGTTTAATACCACACAAAAcaatggagaaaagcagaatgaagaTGGTGTGGAGATGAAAAATGGTTCTGCCCAGCTCGTCTTCCCCAGTGTGAACAAAGCACATTCAGGAATGTACACGTGCAGGATGGAGAACATGAGGAACACGTCCAGGAACAAAGATTCCAAACTGAACACTCATG GGACAGTCGCCAGCCAGCCAAGAGAGTCAGTCATCACCACAGAGTGCAGGTTCAAGATTTGGTCAGAGAATCTCACAGTACACGTGAAGTGGTACAGACCTGCAGGTCTGGAGGTGGGGAATCAAACTGACACCATCGTTCTGGGAGAAAACTGTGCCAACCTCACCAGCCCTGGCACGcatgcagccagcacaggaaTCTGTGGGTGTAGGGTCTTCATCACAAGAGTAAACTTGACAGACACTGGAAATGGTACGCAAGGGACAGTTCCTA GCTGTAGCCCTGGGGCACCTCAGGCCAAAGGCACCTGGATTGAGACCTGGGCAG GACTCAACTTCCCCCTGTGTATCATCTTCAGCTTAGCAGCGGCGACGCTTCTTTACATGCTGGTAATTGGCCTTCTGGTGTGGCGGtgcagaaggaacagaaaaggtAAGGCTGAGCCCGCGCTGAGCCTCCGTCTGCTGTGGGAACTGGTCAGCATCTCCTCCTCACCTGCTGGCCTGGACAAGCCCAGGCTTGGGAGATGTCCATCTTTGAtatcctgctgctcctgctcactTGGGGTTCCCTGCACAGGTCTGTCCCGAACAAACTGtcctggggtggggagaaggttCACCCCTCCCTTTCTTCTGGCCAGTTGCTGGTTGAGAGCCTGCTCATGGCACAAGCTGTGGTGCAAGTGA
- the LOC106112309 gene encoding uncharacterized protein LOC106112309 isoform X4, with amino-acid sequence MEVQLASGFLPLLLLAWLPAGLSHQISATIDVSVGLDLILQCLLQAGSNSTARGVKWFNTTQNNGEKQNEDGVEMKNGSAQLVFPSVNKAHSGMYTCRMENMRNTSRNKDSKLNTHGTVASQPRESVITTECRFKIWSENLTVHVKWYRPAGLEVGNQTDTIVLGENCANLTSPGTHAASTGICGCRVFITRVNLTDTGNGTQGTVPSCSPGAPQAKGTWIETWAGLNFPLCIIFSLAAATLLYMLVIGLLVWRCRRNRKGILGDRD; translated from the exons ATGGAGGTCCAGCTGGCCAGCGGCTTTCTGCCCCTGCTGCTCCttgcctggctgcctgctg GACTGTCTCACCAGATTTCAGCCACAATTGACGTGTCGGTAGGGTTAGATCTCATCTTGCAGTGCCTGCTCCAGGCAGGCTCAAACAGCACTGCCAGGGGTGTGAAATGGTTTAATACCACACAAAAcaatggagaaaagcagaatgaagaTGGTGTGGAGATGAAAAATGGTTCTGCCCAGCTCGTCTTCCCCAGTGTGAACAAAGCACATTCAGGAATGTACACGTGCAGGATGGAGAACATGAGGAACACGTCCAGGAACAAAGATTCCAAACTGAACACTCATG GGACAGTCGCCAGCCAGCCAAGAGAGTCAGTCATCACCACAGAGTGCAGGTTCAAGATTTGGTCAGAGAATCTCACAGTACACGTGAAGTGGTACAGACCTGCAGGTCTGGAGGTGGGGAATCAAACTGACACCATCGTTCTGGGAGAAAACTGTGCCAACCTCACCAGCCCTGGCACGcatgcagccagcacaggaaTCTGTGGGTGTAGGGTCTTCATCACAAGAGTAAACTTGACAGACACTGGAAATGGTACGCAAGGGACAGTTCCTA GCTGTAGCCCTGGGGCACCTCAGGCCAAAGGCACCTGGATTGAGACCTGGGCAG GACTCAACTTCCCCCTGTGTATCATCTTCAGCTTAGCAGCGGCGACGCTTCTTTACATGCTGGTAATTGGCCTTCTGGTGTGGCGGtgcagaaggaacagaaaag GCATCCTCGGTGACAGGGACTGA
- the LOC106112309 gene encoding uncharacterized protein LOC106112309 isoform X3 translates to MEVQLASGFLPLLLLAWLPAGLSHQISATIDVSVGLDLILQCLLQAGSNSTARGVKWFNTTQNNGEKQNEDGVEMKNGSAQLVFPSVNKAHSGMYTCRMENMRNTSRNKDSKLNTHGTVASQPRESVITTECRFKIWSENLTVHVKWYRPAGLEVGNQTDTIVLGENCANLTSPGTHAASTGICGCRVFITRVNLTDTGNGTQGTVPSCSPGAPQAKGTWIETWAGLNFPLCIIFSLAAATLLYMLVIGLLVWRCRRNRKGKITSRQVVEMDQLRMASSVTGTEDLTYANLKFEKKGAKPASSDVVYTEIKPSQQKQCGRDAGAASAGMVISPKGEDK, encoded by the exons ATGGAGGTCCAGCTGGCCAGCGGCTTTCTGCCCCTGCTGCTCCttgcctggctgcctgctg GACTGTCTCACCAGATTTCAGCCACAATTGACGTGTCGGTAGGGTTAGATCTCATCTTGCAGTGCCTGCTCCAGGCAGGCTCAAACAGCACTGCCAGGGGTGTGAAATGGTTTAATACCACACAAAAcaatggagaaaagcagaatgaagaTGGTGTGGAGATGAAAAATGGTTCTGCCCAGCTCGTCTTCCCCAGTGTGAACAAAGCACATTCAGGAATGTACACGTGCAGGATGGAGAACATGAGGAACACGTCCAGGAACAAAGATTCCAAACTGAACACTCATG GGACAGTCGCCAGCCAGCCAAGAGAGTCAGTCATCACCACAGAGTGCAGGTTCAAGATTTGGTCAGAGAATCTCACAGTACACGTGAAGTGGTACAGACCTGCAGGTCTGGAGGTGGGGAATCAAACTGACACCATCGTTCTGGGAGAAAACTGTGCCAACCTCACCAGCCCTGGCACGcatgcagccagcacaggaaTCTGTGGGTGTAGGGTCTTCATCACAAGAGTAAACTTGACAGACACTGGAAATGGTACGCAAGGGACAGTTCCTA GCTGTAGCCCTGGGGCACCTCAGGCCAAAGGCACCTGGATTGAGACCTGGGCAG GACTCAACTTCCCCCTGTGTATCATCTTCAGCTTAGCAGCGGCGACGCTTCTTTACATGCTGGTAATTGGCCTTCTGGTGTGGCGGtgcagaaggaacagaaaag GAAAGATTACAAGCAGGCAAGTGGTAGAGATGGATCAGCTCAGAATG GCATCCTCGGTGACAGGGACTGAGGACCTGACCTACGCCAACCTGAAGTTCGAAAAGAAGGGGGCGAAACCCGCCTCCTCTGACGTTGTTTACACCGAGATCAAACCAtcacagcaaaagcagtgtGGCAGGGATGCGGGTGCTGCCAGCGCAGGGATGGTTATCTCCCCCAAGGGAGAGGACAAatga
- the LOC106112309 gene encoding uncharacterized protein LOC106112309 isoform X2, translating into MEVQLASGFLPLLLLAWLPAGLSHQISATIDVSVGLDLILQCLLQAGSNSTARGVKWFNTTQNNGEKQNEDGVEMKNGSAQLVFPSVNKAHSGMYTCRMENMRNTSRNKDSKLNTHGTVASQPRESVITTECRFKIWSENLTVHVKWYRPAGLEVGNQTDTIVLGENCANLTSPGTHAASTGICGCRVFITRVNLTDTGNGCSPGAPQAKGTWIETWAGLNFPLCIIFSLAAATLLYMLVIGLLVWRCRRNRKGKAEPALSLRLLWELVSISSSPAGLDKPRLGRCPSLISCCSCSLGVPCTGLSRTNCPGVGRRFTPPFLLASCWLRACSWHKLWCK; encoded by the exons ATGGAGGTCCAGCTGGCCAGCGGCTTTCTGCCCCTGCTGCTCCttgcctggctgcctgctg GACTGTCTCACCAGATTTCAGCCACAATTGACGTGTCGGTAGGGTTAGATCTCATCTTGCAGTGCCTGCTCCAGGCAGGCTCAAACAGCACTGCCAGGGGTGTGAAATGGTTTAATACCACACAAAAcaatggagaaaagcagaatgaagaTGGTGTGGAGATGAAAAATGGTTCTGCCCAGCTCGTCTTCCCCAGTGTGAACAAAGCACATTCAGGAATGTACACGTGCAGGATGGAGAACATGAGGAACACGTCCAGGAACAAAGATTCCAAACTGAACACTCATG GGACAGTCGCCAGCCAGCCAAGAGAGTCAGTCATCACCACAGAGTGCAGGTTCAAGATTTGGTCAGAGAATCTCACAGTACACGTGAAGTGGTACAGACCTGCAGGTCTGGAGGTGGGGAATCAAACTGACACCATCGTTCTGGGAGAAAACTGTGCCAACCTCACCAGCCCTGGCACGcatgcagccagcacaggaaTCTGTGGGTGTAGGGTCTTCATCACAAGAGTAAACTTGACAGACACTGGAAATG GCTGTAGCCCTGGGGCACCTCAGGCCAAAGGCACCTGGATTGAGACCTGGGCAG GACTCAACTTCCCCCTGTGTATCATCTTCAGCTTAGCAGCGGCGACGCTTCTTTACATGCTGGTAATTGGCCTTCTGGTGTGGCGGtgcagaaggaacagaaaaggtAAGGCTGAGCCCGCGCTGAGCCTCCGTCTGCTGTGGGAACTGGTCAGCATCTCCTCCTCACCTGCTGGCCTGGACAAGCCCAGGCTTGGGAGATGTCCATCTTTGAtatcctgctgctcctgctcactTGGGGTTCCCTGCACAGGTCTGTCCCGAACAAACTGtcctggggtggggagaaggttCACCCCTCCCTTTCTTCTGGCCAGTTGCTGGTTGAGAGCCTGCTCATGGCACAAGCTGTGGTGCAAGTGA